The following proteins are co-located in the Oryzias melastigma strain HK-1 linkage group LG8, ASM292280v2, whole genome shotgun sequence genome:
- the angptl6 gene encoding angiopoietin-related protein 6, whose product MAPPLTISLTLFLTLCVSTPGVGGQKEAAKGEQTKAGSRCSYTFIVPQQKLTGALCVNTQSGVTNRSEVALLRAELKRQQEQLEMLQRQLEQEGSLAVEVRNLRTESNHMNSRIAQLYAQLLNEVILKKDQALEQQRMESLLLNATTQVLDMSNNYRELEKKYGALTSTMSSQNQLITRLEKQCQCRDSSQSSLPKSEPEKSQSSVHHNYSSEANEMTNDVQRDQSAPQLQPVKREGVRPPHVTTANPPTDLPFVSFVVTKSPGPWQDCQNVLTSGETTSGIYLLRLQSTNRLLQAWCEQSHSQGGWTVIQRRQDGSVNFFRNWEQYKQGFGNLDGEYWLGLEHLYWLTKQAQYKLRVVLEDWQGQQVFAEYDSFYVEPESDWYRLRLGQYQGNAGDSLSWHNNKAFTTLDRDKDSYGGNCAHYQKGGWWYHMCAHSNLNGVWYRGGHYRSRYQDGVYWAEFHGGSYSLKKVSMMIKPT is encoded by the exons CTGTGTGAGCACGCCAGGAGTCGGAGGTCAGAAGGAGGCGGCCAAAGGCGAACAGACGAAAGCAGGCAGCCGTTGCTCGTACACCTTCATTGTCCCGCAGCAGAAGCTGACGGGGGCTTTGTGCGTGAACACACAGTCAGGTGTGACCAACCGCTCAGAGGTGGCCCTGCTGAGGGCGGAGCTCAAACGTCAACAGGAGCAGCTGGAGATGCTGCAGCGCCAACTGGAGCAAGAAGGCTCCCTGGCTGTGGAGGTGAGAAACCTGCGCACAGAGAGCAACCACATGAACTCCCGCATTGCTCAGCTGTACGCACAGCTGCTCAATGAAGTCATCCTTAAGAAGGATCAGGCTTTGGAGCAGCAAAGGATGGAGAGTCTGCTGCTGAATGCCACAACCCAG GTCCTGGACATGTCCAACAACTACCGGGAATTGGAGAAGAAATATGGAGCCTTAACATCCACGATGAGCTCGCAGAACCAGTTGATCACTCGACTAGAGAAGCAGTGTCAGTGTCGGGACTCCAGCCAGTCTTCTTtg ccaAAGAGCGAACCAGAGAAAAGCCAATCAAGCGTGCATCATAACTACAGCTCTGAAGCCAACGAAATGACCAATGATGTTCAAAGGGATCAAAGTGCCCCACAACTCCAACCCGTTAAACGAGAGGGAGTCCGTCCCCCACACGTCACCACGGCGAACCCTCCCACCGACCTGCCTTTTGTCAGCTTCGTGGTCACAAAATCTCCAG GGCCGTGGCAGGACTGCCAGAACGTTCTGACCTCTGGTGAGACAACCAGCGGGATCTACCTGCTCCGCCTGCAGAGCACCAACCGACTGCTGCAGGCCTGGTGCGAGCAGAGCCACAGCCAAGGAGGCTGGACGGTCATCCAGAGGAGGCAGGACGGGTCTGTTAATTTCTTCAGGAACTGGGAGCAATATAAA caaGGCTTTGGTAACCTTGATGGAGAATACTGGCTGGGCTTGGAACACCTCTACTGGTTGACCAAACAGGCCCAGTACAAGCTGCGAGTGGTCCTGGAGGACTGGCAGGGTCAGCAGGTGTTTGCAGAATACGACAGCTTTTACGTGGAACCAGAGAGCGACTGGTACCGCCTGCGGCTCGGGCAGTACCAGGGAAATGCCGGGGACTCCCTGTCGTGGCACAACAACAAGGCCTTCACCACTCTGGACAGGGACAAGGACAGCTATGGAG GAAACTGTGCTCATTACCAAAAGGGCGGCTGGTGGTACCACATGTGCGCCCACTCCAACCTGAATGGTGTGTGGTATCGGGGGGGCCACTATCGAAGCCGCTACCAGGATGGAGTCTACTGGGCCGAGTTCCATGGAGGCTCGTATTCCCTTAAAAAAGTTTCCATGATGATCAAACCCACATAG
- the LOC112146209 gene encoding hemicentin-1, with the protein MRLLAAAMQHLRMLGILMLMIQFCDCEDSCSYNPVILYPTEIIEEYGREVFIKCSSDYLHFTNIKINVKNESRYPDLYRDYVTFVFFLDDWDIEASCIVHVNETHKCYKDVDIIVYKNPEVDLLVKNEDAVAVELQCDVFNVAPVQNLSVHWYKNERLIYTNYFSGASRAPVNESSVLTVSREENVTQLRCEAQLNLRSRSLPATVSKTLNISATEIPISSNVTQSSNVSSETVTKAPPQSVVLNTTFHPLSMPDAENFTGINGSTTEDNEITTPENILYVAKTTKARPAEIITCESLKKAFRITPPELVVRYGDPVVLTCSVNYTSVRKVSWETPFGVHEEMNNFTSTLTIDKVKTWKLELMCYAASIDDLQCLFEPTITVYKTPDSVSVTAVDAGPMIEGKEYQLSCIILNVAPVNKLHVKWYRGNESLRTEHPKNDSLSTPQNVTFVLTVPLERGDNGSTFRCEAELHLGPELTPLTPSAPYTVHVHYKPFFKSCSDKLIVEENKFRMSQLQCETDGNPPPSVEWSHLGQKLTDLDKLFTRADSGVYRASVSNSVGQNFTEVLITVEHAPSFSCDRFYKAEEVNNKPKTPCEPEGSPPPTITWLKNGAEVISTRRWTKNDSGNYTLRATNKHGTALHTLYLDILYPPEFNQGNTSEEIIPGQNMTLDCSADGNPKPETHWNYTSAENLHVATVGRHKIMTITRATSTNAGKYVCVASNKLGMETRFVLLTEIGKNSDGQISGFLWCIILPIIFIVILFIVTALLYYKKKKYGSYNVVGSKDPKQIPMTSISAAANS; encoded by the exons ATGCGCCTCCTCGCTGCTGCCATGCAGCATCTCAGGATGCTGGGCATCCTCATGCTCATGATTCAGTTCTGTG ACTGTGAGGATTCCTGCAGCTACAATCCTGTCATCCTGTATCCTACAGAGATTATAGAAGAATATGGAAGAGAAGTCTTTATAAAATGCTCCTCTGACTATCTGCACTTcacaaacatcaaaataaacGTGAAAAACGAATCACGTTATCCAGACCTCTACAGAGATTAtgttacttttgtgttttttttggatgATTGGGATATTGAAGCCAGTTGCATCGTACATGTAAACGAAACTCATAAATGCTACAAGGATGTTGATATAATCGTGTACA AGAATCCAGAAGTTGATCTCTTGGTGAAGAACGAAGATGCTGTGGCGGTGGAGCTGCAGTGTGACGTCTTCAATGTTGCTCCGGTTCAGAACCTCAGTGTCCACTGGTACAAAAATGAGCGTCTCATCTACACAAACTATTTCTCTGGAGCAAGCAGAGCACCAGTGAATGAGTCCTCGGTCCTGACAGTCAGCAGAGAGGAGAACGTCACTCAGCTCAGATGTGAAGCTCAGCTGAACTTAAGGTCACGATCACTTCCTGCTACTGTTTCAAAAACACTCAATATTTCAGCAACCG aaaTTCCTATTTCTAGCAATGTCACACAGAGCTCTAACGTAAGCTCTGAAACGGTGACGAAGGCCCCTCCTCAATCTGTCGTGTTGAACACGACATTCCATCCACTCAGCATGCCCGATGCTGAAAACTTCACAGGAATCAACGGCTCAACTACTGAAGATAATGAAATTACAACACCGGAGAACATCCTGTATGTGGCAAAGACCACAAAAGCACGTCCTGCAGAAATCATCACCTGTGAATCACTGAAAAAAG CTTTTAGGATAACCCCCCCTGAACTGGTGGTGAGATATGGAGATCCGGTGGTTCTTACCTGCAGTGTGAATTACACCTCTGTGCGAAAAGTCAGCTGGGAAACACCATTTGGAGTCCACGAGGAAATGAACAATTTTACTTCAACTCTGACCATTGACAAAGTCAAGACCTGGAAATTAGAGCTAATGTGCTATGCGGCATCCATTGATGATCTCCAATGCCTTTTTGAACCAACCATCACAGTTTATA AGACTCCAGACTCTGTGTCTGTCACTGCAGTGGATGCTGGTCCAATGATAGAAGGCAAAGAGTACCAGCTGAGCTGCATCATCCTCAATGTAGCTCCTGTGAACAAGCTCCATGTGAAGTGGTACAGAGGAAATGAAAGTTTGCGCACTGAACATCCAAAAAACGACAGTCTTTCAACACCACAAAATGTGACTTTCGTTTTGACCGTCCCGCTTGAGAGAGGTGATAATGGATCCACTTTTCGATGTGAAGCAGAACTGCACTTGGGTCCGGAGCTCACCCCTCTCACGCCTTCTGCTCCGTATACCGTCCACGTGCACT ACAAGCCGTTCTTCAAGAGTTGCTCTGACAAACTCATcgttgaagaaaacaaattccGGATGAGCCAGCTTCAGTGTGAGACTGACGGGAATCCTCCCCCCTCTGTAGAGTGGTCCCATTTAGGTCAAAAACTGACAGATCTGGATAAACTGTTCACCAGAGCCGACTCAGGAGTTTATAGAGCAAGTGTTTCCAACAGTGTTGGCCAGAATTTCACTGAGGTTTTGATCACAGTTGAAC ACGCCCCCAGTTTTAGCTGTGACAGATTTTACAAGGCTGAAGAAGTGAACAATAAGCCAAAGACTCCATGTGAGCCAGAAGGGTCACCTCCACCCACAATTACCTGGCTCAAAAATGGAGCCGAGGTAATTTCCACTCGGCGCTGGACAAAGAACGACAGTGGAAACTACACCCTCAGAGCAACCAACAAGCACGGAACAGCCCTGCACACGTTGtatcttgatattttgt ATCCCCCAGAATTCAATCAGGGAAACACAAGCGAGGAGATAATCCCCGGTCAAAACATGACTTTGGACTGCAGCGCTGACGGGAACCCCAAACCAGAGACCCACTGGAATTACACTTCTGCTGAGAATCTGCATGTGGCCACTGTGGGGCGCCACAAGATCATGACCATCACTAGAGCCACGTCTACCAATGCAGGCAAATATGTCTGTGTTGCCTCAAATAAACTTGGAATGGAGACAAGATTTGTCTTACTGACTGAGATTG GGAAAAATAGTGATGGACAGATTTCTGGCTTTCTTTGGTGTATCATCTTACCCATCATCTTCATCGTCATCCTCTTCATTGTGACTGCTCTGCTTTattacaagaagaaaaaatatggcagTTATAATGTTGTTGGAAGCAAGGATCCCAAACAGATCCCCATGACCAGCATATCTGCTGCAGCAAATTCTTAG